GTAAGGAAATAGCCGAGATTCTTAATATTACTCAAGGAGCAATTAAGGCAAGGCTACATAGGGCAAGACAAAAGTTAATAGAATTCTTTAAGGATAGGTGTGCATTGATAAAGAAAGACAACCCTTGCAAATGCAGGATGTGGAGGGACTATGCTAAAGAGCAGGTAAGATGCCTACCAGACAAGATAAACCTTGCCAGAGAACCTGTTGTAATAGATGCAAAAACTATTGACCAAAACCTAACTGACCTCCAGAAGATAACGATGTTTTATCGGTCTCTCTCACCAAAGGAATTGCAGGAAGATATTCTTTCTAATATCCGTCAGA
Above is a genomic segment from bacterium containing:
- a CDS encoding RNA polymerase sigma factor — translated: MSTYQGKSKFFTWLYRIAYNVFAASYRSKPMLAPEPLEDWEDKLVSLENPEDEYLIKEIQEICFSSIITHIPKSERIVFVLSEIQGLSCKEIAEILNITQGAIKARLHRARQKLIEFFKDRCALIKKDNPCKCRMWRDYAKEQVRCLPDKINLAREPVVIDAKTIDQNLTDLQKITMFYRSLSPKELQEDILSNIRQRIEEGEIFTR